The Brachyhypopomus gauderio isolate BG-103 unplaced genomic scaffold, BGAUD_0.2 sc101, whole genome shotgun sequence nucleotide sequence cccgaattttgtaacttcgcgcgcgcgccgcgcttcagcgcgatggacaaagtcatgtttgccgggttcatacacctatacaaggtggaattaatgcacttgtacgtcactttaaaggtccatttcaatatttcccagcacgttaaacttaattaagttaaatatttatacatatactcgaaatgaatcgaaataattcgcttttttatcacattagtttatggttgtttattttcaaaacgcccaatcttaacgtcttcacgttctctcatgtgtcgccctggaattacaagaggctcgtatttgttaacgtatcgtttcggacaacactgcaaagccatatttacgtttgatgcctgatgtgtatatatacggtctctggtcaggtaaaaatgttctttccccgtttttgcaggggttttttattctccactgccacctatcgtttcggagaacactgcagcgacgctcgcgacgttcgcgaaagtataaacgcctacaccgctcgcgcagggtcgcgcgaggtgggcggagccgcgcgctacggtcgctcgcgaaagtataaaccaggcttaaaactcttcccacactctgagcagtgatatggcttctctcctgtgtgaatgtgctggtgcagttgaagacttccctgtgtagtaaaactcttcccacactctgagcagtgatatggcttctctccggtgtgaatgcgctggtgttttttgaaattactctgtgtagtaaaactcttcccacactctgagcagtgatatggcttctctcctgtgtgaatgtgctggtgcagttgaagacttctctgtgtagtaaaactcttcccacactctaagcagtgatatggcttctctcctgtgtgaatgcgctggtgttcattgagatgactctgttgagtaaaactcttcccacactctgagcagtgatatggcttctctcctgtgtgaatgcgcttgtgcagttgaagacttccctgtgttataaaactcttcccacactctgagcagtgatatggcttctctcctgtgtgaatgcgctggtgttcgttgagatgactctgttgagtaaaactcttcccacactctgagcagtgatatggcttctctcctgtgtgaatgcgctggtgccgttGAAGATTACtcagtgtagtaaaactcttcccacacgctgagcagtgatgtggcttctctcctgtgtgaatgcgctggtgttttttgagactactctgttgagtaaaactcttccaacactcagagcagtgatatggcttctctcctgtgtgaatgcgctggtgttcgttgagatgactctgttgagtataactcttcccacactctgagcagtgatatggcttctctcctgtgtgaatgtgctggtgcagttgaagactactctgtgtagtaaaactcttcccacactctgagcagtgatatggcttctctcctgtgtgaaggcGCTGGTGTTTGTTGAGAGAACTCTGTCTACTAAAACTCTTCcgacactctgagcagtgatatggcttctctcctgtgtgaatgcactGGTGTTCATTGAGAGGACTCTGTcgattaaaactcttcccacactctgagcagtaatatggcttctctccggCGTGAAagcgctggtgtgttttgagattattctgttgagtaaaactcttcccacactctgagcagtgatatggcttctctcctgtgtgaatgcgctggtgttgctggagatttccctgtgtagtaaaactcttcccacactctgagcagtgatatggcttctctcctgtgtgaatgtgctggtgttgctggagatgactgtgtttagtaaaactctttccacaatctaagcagttgtagcttttctccttttccatgtttactgatttcaacagtctgacatactcctcacagataaatgtgtttatgtaggtaaCGTTTACAGCATTGATTCCTATAGGAAAAAGACATTGCAAATTCATtgtgagatgaagatgaaacaatcatgacaaataaccatttgggctctgcataatgctaaagacattcatgctaaataccatcaggagacagtgctaggcttccttacttaaaatgaaaacatttgtctatgttgtgatacgtgtctctctctgtttggttCAGTGCCACTCTATGTGCCAGTCTATaggtacttttattttgtagggttcatcaactttattttcaaagttgttcttttccttcctttctctctcatggtgctgcagagctgctttggtctgttgaagctccttatgagttccagcagtgtgatttgatctttttaattattgtgcatcagagaattaatctatgggcagcaccaacatatcacagaaaattcacctgtgcacacgattactcattgtgccatgtttccaggtAGATTGAAGGTAAAAATGATGATGGCCTCTTTAGAAAGCACTCCTGTTAAAAGTGTGTAAAAAGTCACATGATCTACAAAGGACATATTTTGTACGTACGTATTTGtacgtgtagtgtgatgtattggAAAGTTGCTGTGCATTTGTTTGAACGTCACATATGAATTTACAACTAtcacattttgtatttgtaagtcactgttttcatttgaaaatcacgttgtttgcttgcaaatagtatatttgtggaatatgttctgtttgtttacaaTGATTGGGCAGCATTATAACCCCATAGCAGAGTTACTGTCCTGTTCAGAAGGGTCTATAACCCAGTCTTTGTGcgtataatgagattgggagatgcggtgttaatactgtgtaaaaggatgtataacccagcctgtgtgtgtataatgagattgagagatactgtgttaatactgtgttaaaggatgtataacccagcctgtgtgtataatgagattgggagatactgtgttaatactgtgttaaaggatgtataacccagcctgtgtgtgtaatgagattgggagatactgtgttaaaggatgtataacccagcctgtgtgtaatgagattgggagatactgtgttaatactgtgttaaaggatgtataacccagcctgtgtgtgtataatgagattgggagatactgtgttaatactgtgttaaaggatgtataacccagcctgtgtgtgtataatgagattgagagatactgtgttaaaggatgtataacccagcctgtgtgtgtataatgagattgggagtctgttcaaagacccaaaaacaaaaaaggctGCATTATGTATTCAAATCCAAAAGGTACAATTGGGCATACAGGCTAcctgtaggctgtgtgtgtgctttaaactGTTGCTTAATTATCTGGATTATACTGAGAAATGTATCAGTCACAGGTTTAAAAtataactcacctcttcagaagATCTCAAATCTCTCACTGTTAAGACAACTTCTTCAACATTTTTGTTGGACTGAAAATGATTGGAATGAAATAATTAAAATTCCAcacttcacatttattaaaatagaAAACATGTACATGCACACGTGGTGTAGATCTAACACATCTACTTTATTCAAACTGTTTCTCAACATAGATCTCTGTGCCATTTCATATTAAATGCCATgtcatttttacagtgtatctGTAAAAGGTGTTTGAGATCTACAGTATAGGCGAgatctactgccatcttctagtgaaatataaaatagcttttttgtaAAAGGGCATTTTATACTGTGCTGGCAGGCTGCATATTGTCACCTGGTCCGAACTTTGGACATGCCTGCACTACAGCATAACTTCCTATAAACACCAACATAACGTTTTAGTAAAATGTACATTTGATCTCATATTGTCTGTCACTGATAAATAACAATGTACAAACAACTGGAGAAAATGACAGATGGGTTGAAAACTCAAATGCTGATCCCACAGATCACTACGACCTTTACCAAGACTACATGCACTCAGGGTGACAACATTA carries:
- the LOC143497159 gene encoding uncharacterized protein LOC143497159; the encoded protein is MEKEKSYNCLDCGKSFTKHSHLQQHQHIHTGEKPYHCSECGKSFTTQGNLQQHQRIHTGEKPYHCSECGKSFTQQNNLKTHQRFHAGEKPYYCSECGKSFNRQSPLNEHQCIHTGEKPYHCSECRKSFSRQSSLNKHQRLHTGEKPYHCSECGKSFTTQSSLQLHQHIHTGEKPYHCSECGKSYTQQSHLNEHQRIHTGEKPYHCSECWKSFTQQSSLKKHQRIHTGEKPHHCSACGKSFTTLSNLQRHQRIHTGEKPYHCSECGKSFTQQSHLNEHQRIHTGEKPYHCSECGKSFITQGSLQLHKRIHTGEKPYHCSECGKSFTQQSHLNEHQRIHTGEKPYHCLECGKSFTTQRSLQLHQHIHTGEKPYHCSECGKSFTTQSNFKKHQRIHTGEKPYHCSECGKSFTTQGSLQLHQHIHTGEKPYHCSECGKSFKPGLYFRERP